The nucleotide window CAACAAAAGTTTCGTCTGCAAGCTCCTGCACTTCCTCAGCTTCTTCCACAATTGTCTCTTCTGGAGTACAAGCCGTGACCGTTAAAACAAGCAGCAAAAGAAAGATAAATTTTGACATAAGAAATTTTAAACAAAGCAAGTATATACGAAGACTTCCATTTTTGTTACTTTTTAAGTATGAACCAGGAAAAGGACCCATTCAAATAACCCATTTTTATGTCTGAAACTCTCCTCAAAACCCTAAAGGCTCGCTTCGAAAAAAACATGCACCGTCACAAAGGGCTCGACTGGGCCAAAGTAGAAGCTAAACTGAAAGCCGATCCTAAAAAACTCGGGGCCCTCCAGCAGATGGAAGAAACGGGCGGTGAACCCGACGTCGTGGGCCAAGACAAAGGCAGATTTCTTTTTTACGATTGTTCCACCGAAAGCCCAGCGGGCCGCCGAAGTCTTTGCTACGATCCCGCAGCCTTGCATGCTCGAAAAGAGCACAAGCCCAAAAACAGCTCGATTGAAATGGCTGCCGACATGGGCATAGAACTCCTCACCGAAGAAGAGTACCGCGCACTTCAAGAACTCGGCAAATTCGACCAAAAAACTTCCAGCTGGATCAAAACTCCTGCTGAAATTCGAAAACTCGGAGGCGCCCTTTTTTGCGACCGCCGTTACGACCACGTCTTCACCTATCACAACGGCGCGGAATCTTACTACGCCGCTCGAGGTTTCCGTGGCTCACTGAGAGTTTAGAGACCTCTCAAGAAATCCCACATTTCACCGCCTGTTTGACGAGGCCACGTGTGAGGATAATACTCGCCTGAATATTCATCATAATCCACTCCATGAGGACAAAAGAGCACGGGGGCATCTTCCAAACAGCCGCGATATTCCACGCAATTGCCCCAAGTGGGCTCCACAGGATCGCTTTCGGTGGAACAAACATTCTGCTCCAAATAATCGTCGCGCGCAGCCAACCCTGAACTGAAGGAAGCCAGCGTGTCATCGGGGTTGTGCCACTGCATCGCCGCAACCGGCCCGCTGCACGTGCCGGTGCTGCGCGCACCTCCCAAAGTGGCGACTCCACGAAGCACGTCCCCGCGAGCGCAAGCCAAGCTGTTCACAAACCATCCGCCGAGCGAATGTCCCGCCGCATACACTTCATCGAGGTCGATACAATAGCTTTGCGTGAGCTCTTCAAACATCACATCAAAAAACGCATAATCACGCAAAGTGTCTGCTCTATCCCCAGAGTTGGACCAAGTGAAACTGGACCCACTACGAAGTCCAGCTGGATACACAAAAATCGCCTCTCCTTCTCCCGCACGTTCAAAGCCGTAATAACTCTTCACCAGTGTGTTTGGACTGGTTCGGCCATGAAAGGCAAAAAGCAGAGGGATGGGGGTGTTTTTATCATAATGACTGGGCACCGAAACAATGGCCGCCCGCTCAATTCCATCCACCATAAAAGTGCTGGGAGCCGAACTGGGCGCATCCAAACCGCAACCCGCCGAAAGCGAGCGGCGCTCTCTGGAAAAATCCTGAACTCCACTGTAAAGCCGCAGCATTTGATGCACCATAAAAGCCATCTCATCGCGCTGAGCCAATTCATTTGGGAAATACGCATATTTGGAAAAAATCCCATTCACATGCACAAAATCGGCGTAAGGTTCATACCACTGTTCGCCCGCCTCGGCATGAGGCAATCCAAAAGCTTGGATCGAAATTTTAAAAGCCTCCACCAAATTCACCGACTGTTCAGGATGGTAAAGACCGTCGGGGTAACCTTGCGCAATGCCCAGCGCCTTTGCTCGGCACACATAAGGAGCAAACCATTCTTCTTTCACATCCGGGAAACAATTCAAATCCACTTCTTCTGTCGTTTCGCCCAAAGCCGCAAAGACAATCTTCAAAAATTCCGCTCGATTCACCTGAGCTTCCGGACGAAAAGTACCGTCTCCATAGCCCTGCAAAACGCCCTGTTCTTGCAAAAACAAAATGCTTTCCACATAAGGACTTTCTTCCACATCCAAAAAAGCAGCGTGCACGAAAGGAGTGGAAAAATTCCCAAACACCAGGAGCAGGCCCGTAAAAAGAGCAAAGATTTTTTTCACAGCAGGATTATACACCAAGTCAGGGAGACTTCAAAAAAGGGACTCCTTGCGGAGTCCCTTTTTTATTCAATGCTCTAACAATCACTCCATGGACAAAAGATCAGAAAGAATGTTGAAGGCATAGCCGCGAGTAGCGACGGCTCCAGGCATAAAGTATTCCTCCTGAACCAATTCGAGCTCATCGGCTGCATCCACATAAGGGGTGTACCAATATTCTCCGCTCTCCTCTTCTGTAACCTGAATGTCATTGGTGTTCAAAATCATCTTGAGGATTTCGGCATTGTTGGCCACCTCCCCAGGGTGGAAGCTGCCATCGGGGTAACCGCTGATCCATCCCTCTTCTTTTGCAAAGCAAACGTAAGGGGCATACCAATCATCGGTCACATCGCTGAAACAGTTGTTGTACACCGCAGGATCAGGCTCATCCCCAACCGCCAGAACCACAATCTTCATGAGTTCTGCGCGGTTCATACCGTTTTCTTCCTGAACACTTCCATCAGGATATCCATCGATCACTCCACGTTCGTAGAGGTCCAGGATTTCTTCATAGTAGTCATCGGAAGAAGAAAGATCGCTGAAAGGATTTTCAACTACTTCTCCTATCCCATCATTTTCATCTTCAAGCTCGTCCGCGTCATCATCGTCGTCACTGCTGCTGGAACTGGAAGAAGATGAACTTCCACCCCCTCCACCGCCATGAGAACCTCCTCCTCCACTACCGCCACCGGAACTGGCGCTAGCCGCAGTGACGTTGGTCATAGCAACACTAGTGTCGGTCGCAATGTCATCGGCAGCGGTTCCTTCGTTTTCAACTTCCAAAGAACTCACGTCATCCGTTCCATCTGTAAAGGCAACGAGACCGGCAAGGATAATATTAGCCGTGCCAGCCGTAATGTCCCCCGTAGCGGTACAAATCACCACTTGAGAAGCATCCGTACAAGAGAAGCTACCCGCACCCGCAAACGTTTCAGAGCTCAAAGAGACTCCAGACACATCCATGAGCGCAGGGAAAGTGATGTCCACTGTATCTGCTGCATCCAAAGCAGTGGGCAAAGTCAAGGTCACCGTAGTGAGGCCCGGATCTCCTTCTACAGAATTGTCTCCAAGTGTTACACTCGCTGCTGCATCGGCAGCGGTTACATCCGTCAAAGCAACCACAGAATCAGTCGCAATGTCATCGGCAGCCGTACCTTCGTTTTCAACTTCCAAAGAAGTGATGTCCGTGGTTCCAGCATTGGCTCCAGTGATTCCCGTAAGAACAATGTTTCCGGTACCCACATTAACAACACCATCTGCAGTACAGGTCACCAGTTGAGTAGAAGGAGAGGTACAAGCAAAGTTTCCAGCTCCACCAAAGGTCTTAGAACCAAAAGCCACTCCAGAAACATTCACGGAAGTAGGAAACAGAATATCCACTGTATCAGCCGCATCCAAAGCAGTTGCTAAGGTTAAAGTCACCGTAGTGTTTCCAGAAGCTCCAACCACTGAGTTTTCACCAAGTACCACACTTGCGGCAGCATCAGCAGCGGTCACATTCGTAAGCGCCACTACGCTGTCGGTAACAATGTCCTGGGCATCCAAACCTTCATTTTCAA belongs to Candidatus Peregrinibacteria bacterium and includes:
- a CDS encoding S-layer homology domain-containing protein, giving the protein MHSNFLISRSFSKRFIALLAGLSLALYSVPLAFAASTYSVSPSTGTVGSVISTLELEYTVDLGTGVGQQTWADADTLTLALPANIGTGWAGVTFTAEFDDDATDDGVGEAAISNENTDNRGEYGISGSTLTIDWDETTWTTETGDTIRVLITSVTPLYADSTTDFVFGGATAEGTDDDPTGTATIDISAGDPNASVVLASPTVGAAGNTTVSFNPLVSLDAADEIIITFPSYINVSALVTPVAATDTLTEAGGSPTISCASSAQLVTCTVSGGSFTSAAGTIVIPGITSFYTDTTDISNFQIEEEGGDTADIGIDTAVALTNVTAGDAAASVTLAGNSVVGASGNTTVAFTLTTALDADDTVQLTFPSYVDISLVVYGSQTFGGGGNFSCTPSSQIMTCAATGTITAGTGTIILTGITGANVGTTDITSFEVENEGLDAQDIVTDSVVALTNVTAADAAASVVLGENSVVGASGNTTVTLTLATALDAADTVDILFPTSVNVSGVAFGSKTFGGAGNFACTSPSTQLVTCTADGVVNVGTGNIVLTGITGANAGTTDITSLEVENEGTAADDIATDSVVALTDVTAADAAASVTLGDNSVEGDPGLTTVTLTLPTALDAADTVDITFPALMDVSGVSLSSETFAGAGSFSCTDASQVVICTATGDITAGTANIILAGLVAFTDGTDDVSSLEVENEGTAADDIATDTSVAMTNVTAASASSGGGSGGGGSHGGGGGGSSSSSSSSSSDDDDDADELEDENDGIGEVVENPFSDLSSSDDYYEEILDLYERGVIDGYPDGSVQEENGMNRAELMKIVVLAVGDEPDPAVYNNCFSDVTDDWYAPYVCFAKEEGWISGYPDGSFHPGEVANNAEILKMILNTNDIQVTEEESGEYWYTPYVDAADELELVQEEYFMPGAVATRGYAFNILSDLLSME
- a CDS encoding S-layer homology domain-containing protein — translated: MKKIFALFTGLLLVFGNFSTPFVHAAFLDVEESPYVESILFLQEQGVLQGYGDGTFRPEAQVNRAEFLKIVFAALGETTEEVDLNCFPDVKEEWFAPYVCRAKALGIAQGYPDGLYHPEQSVNLVEAFKISIQAFGLPHAEAGEQWYEPYADFVHVNGIFSKYAYFPNELAQRDEMAFMVHQMLRLYSGVQDFSRERRSLSAGCGLDAPSSAPSTFMVDGIERAAIVSVPSHYDKNTPIPLLFAFHGRTSPNTLVKSYYGFERAGEGEAIFVYPAGLRSGSSFTWSNSGDRADTLRDYAFFDVMFEELTQSYCIDLDEVYAAGHSLGGWFVNSLACARGDVLRGVATLGGARSTGTCSGPVAAMQWHNPDDTLASFSSGLAARDDYLEQNVCSTESDPVEPTWGNCVEYRGCLEDAPVLFCPHGVDYDEYSGEYYPHTWPRQTGGEMWDFLRGL
- a CDS encoding DUF4256 domain-containing protein, translating into MSETLLKTLKARFEKNMHRHKGLDWAKVEAKLKADPKKLGALQQMEETGGEPDVVGQDKGRFLFYDCSTESPAGRRSLCYDPAALHARKEHKPKNSSIEMAADMGIELLTEEEYRALQELGKFDQKTSSWIKTPAEIRKLGGALFCDRRYDHVFTYHNGAESYYAARGFRGSLRV